One part of the Vanessa cardui chromosome 2, ilVanCard2.1, whole genome shotgun sequence genome encodes these proteins:
- the LOC124542924 gene encoding uncharacterized protein LOC124542924 gives MARSTTNSSNIIERFSGTTTSTTTTPTNNIIVVAKSSNGNKRPPIIVYPTVTPESIVVPIVSCIFGFPLLALTVICCLRRRAKLARERARRRNCELDRGELSVVRLSPVKARPRAVSLIRSPRPPPTLELDTVLEERSDPEQTTLSQIEMTPDREVGSILFSTIGAVGSAAVSAATCARDS, from the exons ATGGCGCGGTCAACAACTAATTCTTCAAATATCATAGAGAGGTTCAGTGGGACCACCACATCTACAACGACCACTCCTACCAACAATATCATCGTGGTCGCCAAGTCTAGTAATGGCAATAAACGACCACCTATCATCGTTTATCCCACTG TGACGCCCGAGTCGATAGTAGTGCCGATTGTATCGTGTATATTTGGCTTTCCATTATTGGCGTTAACAGTTATATGTTGCTTGCGGCGGAGAGCGAAATTGGCAAG GGAACGTGCCCGTCGTCGTAATTGCGAATTAGACCGGGGCGAGTTGTCTGTTGTGAGACTGTCCCCAGTAAAAGCCAGGCCTCGTGCCGTCAGTCTCATCAGGTCGCCCCGACCACCGCCTACGCTAGAACTGGACACTGTTCTCGAAGAGCGATCAGATCCGGAACAAACAACACTCTCACAA ATTGAGATGACACCAGACAGAGAAGTGGGTTCAATTTTATTCAGCACGATTGGAGCTGTAGGCAGCGCCGCTGTTTCCGCAGCCACCTGTGCACGAGACAGCTAG